One part of the Prunus persica cultivar Lovell chromosome G5, Prunus_persica_NCBIv2, whole genome shotgun sequence genome encodes these proteins:
- the LOC18777227 gene encoding xyloglucan-specific galacturonosyltransferase 1, which translates to MASISMSKRKSKLTRKPDPKEVCNCVIVLFKFLHRIPAAFLILFLIYLWSSSTTIISGNIVHICVSSRKLNDHYCLSAGKTQPNFEIPIPIINNSSIYLQTPNQRSNLHLSLSPTLYQDNGSISPESTVNGEMVMKETVEVVHDEADPVLMRNGENKDREEEIANAKKEVEEQLRLHRSWISENKQAECGGRGVYVYDLPSKFNKDLVGQCTDMVPWMDFCKYFKNEALGEPIPKLGNGWYQTHQYSLEPIFHQRVLKHPCRIYNENEAKLFYVPFYGGLDILRWHFKNVSNDVKDALSLELIAWLEKQKPWAKNSGKDHVVVLGKVSWDFRRKDGSWGTRLLEIDQMENPIKLLIERQPWQPNDIGIPHPTYFHPHSDDDIMAWQWKIISSYRKRLVSFAGAARPGAAESIRSILIKQCNSSADNGNQCHFLDCSSGGCDQPESVIELFMESEFCLQPPGDSPTRKSLFDSLISGCIPVLFDPFTAYYQYPWHLPEDHEKYSVFVDQEEVRQVKVNVVEMLMKISKKEKDDMRRYIVYELLPGLVYGDSTAKLEKFQDAFSIIMSSLMERVTKMDSTA; encoded by the coding sequence ATGGCCAGTATTTCCATGtccaaaagaaaatccaaactCACCAGAAAACCAGACCCAAAAGAAGTCTGCAACTGTGTCATTGTTCTGTTCAAGTTTCTCCATCGAATCCCGGCTGCTTTTCTCATTCTCTTTCTTATCTACCTCTGGTCTTCCTCCACCACCATTATCTCCGGCAACATTGTTCACATTTGTGTGTCGTCGCGAAAGCTCAACGATCATTACTGCCTATCTGCTGGTAAAACCCAACCCAATTTTGAAATCCCAATTCCTATAATCAATAATAGCTCCATTTACCTCCAAACTCCAAACCAGCGTTCGAACCTCCATCTTTCGCTATCGCCTACTTTGTACCAAGACAATGGTTCCATTAGTCCTGAATCCACTGTCAATGGTGAAATGGTGATGAAAGAGACTGTTGAAGTTGTCCATGATGAGGCTGATCCAGTACTTATGAGGAATGGAGAGAACAAAGACAGAGAAGAGGAGATTGCAAATGCAAAGAAGGAAGTCGAAGAACAGCTTCGACTGCACAGATCATGGATATCAGAAAACAAGCAAGCAGAGTGTGGAGGGAGGGGTGTATATGTGTATGATCTGCCCTCAAAGTTTAATAAGGATTTGGTAGGTCAATGCACAGACATGGTTCCATGGATGGACTTCTGCAAGTACTTCAAAAATGAGGCCTTGGGAGAACCAATTCCTAAGCTTGGAAATGGTTGGTACCAGACACATCAGTATTCATTGGAGCCAATATTCCATCAAAGGGTTTTGAAGCATCCTTGCAGGATTTACAATGAGAATGAAGCCAAACTGTTTTATGTCCCATTTTATGGTGGCTTGGATATTCTAAGATGGCATTTTAAGAATGTTTCCAATGATGTGAAAGATGCTTTGAGTTTGGAGCTCATAGCTTGGCTtgagaaacaaaaaccatgggcTAAGAATTCAGGTAAAGATCATGTAGTAGTGTTGGGGAAGGTTTCATGGGATTTTAGGAGAAAGGACGGTTCATGGGGAACTAGACTGTTGGAGATTGACCAAATGGAAAACCCAATAAAGCTTTTGATTGAGAGGCAACCATGGCAGCCAAATGACATTGGCATTCCACATCCAACATACTTCCATCCACACTCAGATGATGATATCATGGCATGGCAATGGAAGATCATCAGTTCATATCGAAAAAGGTTAGTGAGCTTTGCTGGGGCAGCAAGGCCTGGTGCAGCTGAGAGCATAAGGTCCATATTGATCAAACAATGCAATTCATCAGCAGACAATGGAAACCAATGCCACTTTCTTGATTGTAGTTCAGGTGGATGTGACCAGCCAGAGTCAGTCATCGAGCTTTTCATGGAGTCTGAATTCTGCTTGCAGCCTCCAGGGGACAGCCCAACTAGAAAATCCCTATTTGATTCTCTAATTTCGGGTTGCATACCTGTGCTATTCGATCCGTTTACAGCTTACTACCAGTATCCATGGCATCTACCAGAGGATCATGAAAAATACTCTGTGTTTGTAGACCAAGAAGAGGTGAGGCAAGTGAAGGTGAATGTGGTGGAAATGCTGATGAAGATTTCTAAGAAGGAGAAGGATGATATGAGGAGGTATATTGTGTATGAATTGCTACCTGGTTTGGTATATGGAGATTCAACTGCCAAGCTTGAGAAGTTTCAGGATGCATTTTCCATTATAATGAGTAGTCTGATGGAGAGAGTGACCAAAATGGATTCAACAGCATAA
- the LOC109949343 gene encoding uncharacterized protein LOC109949343 — MRTEDVEKLVNNRLRDLKIGGNFEDALRIEVDQANSSPFTAKIEQAAPPKRFSTPSFTCFKGDSDPESHLKHFKSLMILYKAEDALMCKVFAMTLRGAAQDWFHTLLSGSINSFKELTYVFTKEYTSYRTIKKNPDHLFNLRKKPEESLRDYIKRFKAEKANIVGCDDQIASSAFKKGLPAEHDLYRELTITPSQTLAEVFATAERYALWDDDRIAAKKSTEQEDRPAKRAEQRGDRLGSRDKDKGRSRPQREATTKENYTKFSIPIHQILAQVKNKP; from the coding sequence ATGCGTACAGAAGacgttgagaagcttgtgaataACCGACTTCGAGACTTAAAAATTGGCGGAAATTTTGAAGACGCACTACGCATTGAGGTAGACCAAGCAAACTCCTCACCTTTCACCGCCAAAATCGAGCAGGCTGCTCCCCCAAAAAGATTCTCAACGCCCTCTTTCACATGCTTCAAAGGCGATTCCGACCCTGAAAGTCATCTGAAGCATTTCAAGAGCCTTATGATCCTTTACAAAGCCGAAGACGCGCTAATGTGTaaggtgtttgcaatgacTTTGCGAGGAGCAGCTCAAGATTGGTTCCATACCCTGCTATCCGGGTCGATCaacagcttcaaggagcttaCTTACGTCTTCACTAAAGAATACACTTCTTATCGGacgatcaagaagaaccctgaccatctgttcaacctgcgcaagaagcCTGAGGAATCccttcgagattacatcaagaggttCAAAGCAGAAAAGGCCAACATCGTAGGGTGCGATGACCAAATCGCATCCTCTGCATTCAAGAAAGGTCTTCCAGCAGAACATGACCTATACCGCGAGCTGACTATCACTCCCAGCCAGACTCTGGCAGAGGTCTTCGCGACCGCAGAACGCTACGCACTCTGGGATGACGATCGAATCGCCGCGAAGAAGTCCACTGAGCAGGAAGATCGACCGGCCAAACGGGCAGAACAAAGAGGCGACAGGCTTGGCAGCAGGGACAAAGACAAAGGCAGGTCACGCCCACAAAGAGAGGCCACGACGAAAgagaactacaccaagttctctatccccatacatcaaattCTAGCCCAAGTGAAGAACAAACCTTAG
- the LOC109949344 gene encoding uncharacterized protein K02A2.6-like, producing MPGIDPQIICHRLHVNPAIKPVAQKRRNFAPERVAIIETEIDKLLAAGFIEEVFYAEWLANIVLVAKKDKGLWRVCVDYTDLNKACPKDNFPLPRIDQLVDSTSDGASNHKGSGAGVVITTPDGTLLEQAITLGFSASNNEAEYEALLAGLRLAKELTIKRLAIYSDSKLITNQASGEYMAKHPRMIQYLDKVQGLLKEFPTFTIQQVPRAENTHADALASLGSALDSQFRRSIPVEHLDRPSIDEIKPIDSMQIDEDPSWQDPIIDYLVNGNLPTDKSEARKVQQKAARYYMQGDKLIRRSYSGPHLTCLKYPQTLKVLCKIHDGECGNHSGGRSLAQKALNVGYFWPTMRHDSTEYAKRCDRCQRYKPVPSLPAKIYHPQNITDNGSQFIGKQITAFYKKYGIKQHLSTPRYPQGNGQAEASNKIILDYLKKRLEGAEGKWVDELPGVLWAYRTTKRRSTGETPFSLAYGTEAIIPPHITVPSIGIEVGSIEQNSEQMRLNLDLLEGEREKAIVRVASYQQRLKSYYDKRAKIRQFQPGDLVLRKAFITAQRQ from the exons atgcctggcatcgaTCCCCAGATCATCTGCCATCGCTTACACGTCAACCCAGCCATCAAACCTGTAGCGCAGAAGAGACGTAACTTCGCCCCCGAGCGGGTTGCCATCATTGAAACTGAGATCGATAAGCTTCTAGCTGCTGGTTTCATCGAAGAAGTCTTCTACGCAGAATGGCTGGCGAACATTGTTCTAGTggcaaaaaaagataaaggtcTGTGGAGAGTGTGCGTCGACTACACCGAcctcaacaaggcatgccctaaagacaactttccaCTGCCTAGAATTGATCAGCTCGTCGATTCAACTTCCG ACGGAGCATCAAATCATAAAGGATCAGGGGCAGGCGTCGTCATAACCACCCCAGACGGAACCTTGTTGGAACAAGCCATCACACTAGGCTTTTCTGCTTCAAACAACGAGGCAGAATATGAGGCATTGCTCGCAGGACTGCGCCTAGCAAAAGAACTGACGATCAAGAGATtagccatctactcagactcCAAGCTGATCACGAATCAAGCCTCAGGCGAGTACATGGCAAAACATCCAAGAATGATTCAGTACCTCGACAAAGTCCAAGGACTTTTGAAAGAATTTCCTActttcaccatccaacaagttccACGGGCAGAGAACACTCATGCAGATGCGTTGGCAAGCCTAGGATCAGCGCTGGACAGCCAGTTCAGACGCTCCATCCCAGTCGAACACCTTGACCGACCAAGCATCGATGAAATAAAGCCAATCGACTCAATGCAGATCGATGAAGACCCCAGCtggcaagaccccatcatcgaCTACTTGGTGAATGGAAATCTGCCAACGGATAAGTCCGAAGCTAGGAAGGTCCAACAGAAAGCCGCGAGATATTACATGCAGGGCGACAAGCTCATTCGCAGATCATACTCCGGCCCTCATCTCACTTGCCTAAAGTACCCTCAAACACTTAAGGTCCTCTGCAAAATTCATGACGGCGAGTGTGGCAACCACTCTGGGGGCAGGTCACTCGCCCAGAAGGCTCTAAACGTGGGCTATTTCTGGCCTACTATGCGCCATGACTCTACTGAATATGCCAAAAGATGTGATCGCTGCCAACGGTACAAACCAGTTCCTAGTCTGCCTGCCAAAATCTACCATCCGCAGAACA TCACCGACAATGGCTCGCAATTCATCGGCAAGCAGATCACTGCCTTCTACAAAAAGTACGGCATCAAGCAGCATTTATCTACCCCAAGATATCCTCAAGGCAACGGCCAGGCCGAggcatccaataaaataatattggacTATCTAAAGAAGAGATTAGAAGGCGCCGAAGGAAAATGGGTAGATGAGCTCCCTGGCGTactatgggcttatcgcacCACCAAGCGAAGATCAACTGGCGAAACCCCATTTTCCCTCGCCTATGGAACTGAAGCGATCATTCCTCCTCACATCACTGTCCCTTCTATAGGCATCGAAGTGGGCAGTATTGAGCAGAACTCCGAGCAGATGAGACTCAACCTTGACTTACTTGAAGGCGAGCGCGAGAAGGCCATTGTCCGAGTCGCCTCCTATCAACAGCGGTTGAAGTCTTACTACGACAAAAGAGCCAAGATCAGACAATTTCAACCAGGCGACCTTGTCCTAAGAAAGGCCTTCATCACTGCACAAAGACAATGA
- the LOC18777404 gene encoding probable phospholipid hydroperoxide glutathione peroxidase, translating into MLCPSTRFLLRRNLSVTALSASLLSPKQFSANSKQTLLRFSQVSLSSPSIKVAFSSPVWCTLRSNSTMASQSGSGSKSIHDFTVKDAKGKDVDLSIYKGKVLLIVNVASQCGLTNSNYTELSQLYEKYKNQGLEILAFPCNQFGAQEPGSNDEIVEFACTRFKAEYPIFDKVDVNGDNAAPIYKFLKSSKGGLFGDGIKWNFSKFLVDKEGNVVDRYAPTTTPLSIEKDVKKLLGVA; encoded by the exons ATGCTCTGCCCTTCTACTCGCTTTCTCTTACGAAGAAATCTCAGTGTAACAGCTTTATCTGCTTCACTGCTTTCGCCAAAGCAATTCTCGGCCAATTCCAAGCAGACCCTTTTGCGTTTTTCACAGGTTTCGTTGTCTTCTCCGTCAATCAAAGTAGCGTTTTCGAGCCCGGTTTGGTGTACTTTGCGATCGAACAGTACAATGGCTAGCCAGTCTGGGTCTGGAAGTAAATCTATCCATGATTTCACTGTCAAG GATGCCAAGGGTAAAGATGTTGATCTTAGCATCTACAAAGGGAAGGTTCTGTTGATTGTCAACGTTGCATCACAATG TGGCTTGACTAATTCAAACTACACAGAGCTGAGTCAGTTGTATGAGAAATACAAAAATCAAG GTTTGGAAATCTTGGCATTCCCATGCAATCAGTTTGGAGCTCAGGAGCCAGGATCAAATGATGAGATTGTAGAGTTTGCTTGCACTCGCTTTAAGGCTGAGTATCCCATCTTTGATAAG gtggatgtgaATGGTGACAATGCTGCTCCCATTTACAAGTTCTTGAAGTCGAGCAAGGGTGGGCTCTTTGGTGACGGCATTAAGTGGAACTTCTCCAAATTCCTTGTTGACAAAGAAGGGAATGTTGTTGACCGTTATGCCCCTACAACTACTCCTCTTAGCATTGAG aAGGATGTAAAGAAACTGTTGGGGGTTGCATGA
- the LOC109946232 gene encoding probable phospholipid hydroperoxide glutathione peroxidase, with protein sequence MTSQPTDNPKTIYDFTVKDAKGNYVDLSVYKGKVLLIVNVASKCGLTNSNYTELNQLYQQYKDQGLEVVAFPCNQFGDEEPGSNEEIEEFVCTRFKSEFPIFDKIEVNGDNAAPLYKFLKLGKWGFFGDDIQWNFTKFLVDRDGKVSDRYYPTTSPLSLERDIKKLLGVS encoded by the exons ATGACAAGCCAGCCAACAGATAACCCAAAAACAATTTATGACTTCACTGTCAAG GATGCTAAGGGAAATTATGTGGATCTTAGTGTGTACAAGGGAAAGGTTCTACTGATTGTCAACGTTGCttcaaaatg TGGACTGACCAACTCAAATTACACGGAGCTGAATCAACTATATCAGCAATATAAAGATCAAG GCTTGGAGGTAGTGGCATTTCCATGCAACCAGTTTGGTGATGAGGAACCTGGAAGTAATGAGGAGATTGAAGAGTTTGTCTGCACTCGTTTCAAATCAGAATTTCCAATATTTGACAAG ATTGAAGTAAACGGTGATAATGCTGCTCCATTGTACAAGTTCTTGAAGTTAGGCAAATGGGGTTTCTTTGGAGATGATATTCAATGGAACTTTACCAAGTTTCTAGTTGACAGGGATGGGAAAGTTTCTGATCGCTATTACCCAACAACTTCCCCCCTTAGCCTTGAG CGTGACATAAAGAAGCTGTTAGGGGTCTCATAA
- the LOC18776398 gene encoding probable phospholipid hydroperoxide glutathione peroxidase translates to MASQPTEIPKTFYDFTVKDAKGNDADLSVYKGKVLLVINVASKCGLTNSNYTELNELYQKYKDQGLEILAFPCNQFGAQEPGSNEEIEDFVCTRFKSEFPIFDKIEVNGDNTAPVYKFLKAGKWGFFGDDIQWNFTKFLVDKDGKVSDRYYPTTPPLSIERDIKKLLGVA, encoded by the exons ATGGCAAGCCAGCCAACTGAGATCCCAAAAACATTTTATGACTTCACTGTTAAG GACGCTAAGGGAAATGATGCGGATCTTAGCGTCTACAAGGGAAAAGTTCTTCTGGTTATCAATGTTGCCTCCAAATG TGGCCTGACCAATTCAAACTACACAGAGCTGAATGAACTATATCAAAAGTATAAAGATCAAG GCTTGGAGATTCTGGCATTTCCATGCAACCAGTTTGGTGCTCAGGAACCAGGAAGCAATGAGGAGATTGAAGATTTTGTCTGCACTCGTTTCAAATCAGAATTTCCCATATTTGACAAG ATTGAAGTGAACGGTGATAATACTGCTCCAGTGTACAAGTTCTTGAAGGCAGGCAAATGGGGATTCTTTGGAGATGATATTCAGTGGAACTTTACCAAGTTTCTAGTTGACAAGGACGGGAAAGTTTCCGACCGCTATTATCCAACCACTCCCCCCCTTAGCATTGAG CGTGACATAAAGAAGCTGTTGGGAGTCGCTTGA
- the LOC18776536 gene encoding probable phospholipid hydroperoxide glutathione peroxidase isoform X2, translating into MGNVFSGCFSQMHKDLGPVYRMPSQANEFPSTKIYEFTVKDAKGKDVDLSVYRGKVLLIVNVASECGLTDENYRELTKLYQQYKDQGLEILAFPCNQFAAQEPGSNQQIEEFVCTRFKSGFQIFDKIEVNGDNAAPLYKFLRLGKWGFFDDDIQWNFAKFLVDKEGKVVNRYYPTTLPFSLEHDIKKLLAESHEC; encoded by the exons ATGGGAAATGTGTTTTCTGGTTGCTTTAGCCAAATGCACAAAG ACTTGGGACCAGTTTATCGgatgccaagccaagccaatgAGTTCCCAAGTACAAAAATTTACGAATTTACTGTCAAG GATGCTAAGGGAAAGGATGTGGATCTTAGCGTGTACAGAGGAAAAGTTCTACTGATTGTCAATGTTGCTTCTGAATG TGGATTGACCGACGAAAATTACCGTGAGCTAACTAAACTATATCAGCAGTATAAAGATCAAG GCTTGGAAATTCTGGCATTTCCGTGCAACCAGTTTGCTGCTCAAGAACCAGGAAGTAATCAACAAATTGAAGAGTTTGTCTGCACTCGTTTTAAATCAGGATTCCAAATTTTTGACAAG ATTGAAGTAAACGGTGATAATGCTGCTCCATTGTACAAGTTCTTGAGGTTAGGCAAATGGGGATtctttgatgatgatattcaGTGGAACTTTGCCAAGTTTCTTGTTGACAAGGAAGGGAAAGTTGTTAATCGTTATTACCCAACAACTTTACCCTTTAGCCTTGAG CATGACATAAAGAAGCTGTTGGCGGAGTCTCATGAATGCTGA
- the LOC18776536 gene encoding probable phospholipid hydroperoxide glutathione peroxidase isoform X1, whose amino-acid sequence MLQSPKIRKLKKRHCCLMLLSATHFPHSCVLSVPFATFFTCASSSTSDLGPVYRMPSQANEFPSTKIYEFTVKDAKGKDVDLSVYRGKVLLIVNVASECGLTDENYRELTKLYQQYKDQGLEILAFPCNQFAAQEPGSNQQIEEFVCTRFKSGFQIFDKIEVNGDNAAPLYKFLRLGKWGFFDDDIQWNFAKFLVDKEGKVVNRYYPTTLPFSLEHDIKKLLAESHEC is encoded by the exons ATGCTACAGTCACCTAAAATAAGGAAGTTAAAGAAAAGGCATTGTTGCTTAATGCTTCTCTCTGCCACCCACTTTCCTCATAGTTGTGTCTTGTCTGTTCCATTTGCCACTTTTTTCACTTGTGCTAGCTCTTCTACTTCAGACTTGGGACCAGTTTATCGgatgccaagccaagccaatgAGTTCCCAAGTACAAAAATTTACGAATTTACTGTCAAG GATGCTAAGGGAAAGGATGTGGATCTTAGCGTGTACAGAGGAAAAGTTCTACTGATTGTCAATGTTGCTTCTGAATG TGGATTGACCGACGAAAATTACCGTGAGCTAACTAAACTATATCAGCAGTATAAAGATCAAG GCTTGGAAATTCTGGCATTTCCGTGCAACCAGTTTGCTGCTCAAGAACCAGGAAGTAATCAACAAATTGAAGAGTTTGTCTGCACTCGTTTTAAATCAGGATTCCAAATTTTTGACAAG ATTGAAGTAAACGGTGATAATGCTGCTCCATTGTACAAGTTCTTGAGGTTAGGCAAATGGGGATtctttgatgatgatattcaGTGGAACTTTGCCAAGTTTCTTGTTGACAAGGAAGGGAAAGTTGTTAATCGTTATTACCCAACAACTTTACCCTTTAGCCTTGAG CATGACATAAAGAAGCTGTTGGCGGAGTCTCATGAATGCTGA
- the LOC18776536 gene encoding probable phospholipid hydroperoxide glutathione peroxidase isoform X3, protein MLQSPKIRKLKKRHCCLMLLSATHFPHSCVLSVPFATFFTCASSSTSDLGPVYRMPSQANEFPSTKIYEFTVKDAKGKDVDLSVYRGKVLLIVNVASECGLTDENYRELTKLYQQYKDQGLEILAFPCNQFAAQEPGSNQQIEEFVCTRFKSGFQIFDKHDIKKLLAESHEC, encoded by the exons ATGCTACAGTCACCTAAAATAAGGAAGTTAAAGAAAAGGCATTGTTGCTTAATGCTTCTCTCTGCCACCCACTTTCCTCATAGTTGTGTCTTGTCTGTTCCATTTGCCACTTTTTTCACTTGTGCTAGCTCTTCTACTTCAGACTTGGGACCAGTTTATCGgatgccaagccaagccaatgAGTTCCCAAGTACAAAAATTTACGAATTTACTGTCAAG GATGCTAAGGGAAAGGATGTGGATCTTAGCGTGTACAGAGGAAAAGTTCTACTGATTGTCAATGTTGCTTCTGAATG TGGATTGACCGACGAAAATTACCGTGAGCTAACTAAACTATATCAGCAGTATAAAGATCAAG GCTTGGAAATTCTGGCATTTCCGTGCAACCAGTTTGCTGCTCAAGAACCAGGAAGTAATCAACAAATTGAAGAGTTTGTCTGCACTCGTTTTAAATCAGGATTCCAAATTTTTGACAAG CATGACATAAAGAAGCTGTTGGCGGAGTCTCATGAATGCTGA
- the LOC18776880 gene encoding AT-hook motif nuclear-localized protein 5: MDGREAMGLSGGSAQYYIHRGGVGGSMPGSQAGGGLHTPPGFRHMSNTVLQPQSNVRVSSVGSTFSVEPSRPNFPHHGISMNVTPGVPSGEPVKKKRGRPRKYGPDGPVSLGLSPMSATPNPRPGSTSPTPKRSRGRPPGSGRKQQLATLGDWMNTSAGLAFAPHVITIGAGEDIAAKLLLFSQQRPRALCILSGSGTASSVTLRQPASTGVSVTFEGRFQILCLSGSYLVAEDGGPRNRTGGISVSLSSPDGHVIGGAVAMLIAATPVQVVLCSFVYGGSKTKNKQVAGPNSDENSEPQHNEKLALPSNTPPTQNYNPSGAGIWPGSRQVDLRNPHTGIDLTRG, from the exons ATGGATGGGAGAGAAGCCATGGGATTGTCTGGTGGGTCAGCTCAATACTACATCCATAGGGGAGGGGTTGGTGGGTCTATGCCTGGATCACAGGCTGGTGGTGGACTGCATACTCCACCTGGGTTCAGGCACATGTCAAACACTGTCCTTCAACCTCAGTCTAATGTGAGGGTCAGCTCTGTAGGATCAACATTCTCAGTAGAGCCTTCAAGACCCAATTTTCCTCATCATGGCATTAGCATGAATGTCACTCCTGGAGTGCCTTCAGGTGAGCctgtaaagaagaaaagagggaGGCCCAGGAAGTATGGTCCTGATGGGCCGGTTTCTCTGGGATTGTCTCCCATGTCTGCAACACCTAATCCTAGACCAGGTTCAACCAGCCCCACTCCAAAACGTAGTAGAGGGCGGCCACCTGGGAGTGGTAGGAAACAACAGTTAGCTACTCTTG GGGACTGGATGAATACTTCAGCTGGACTGGCTTTTGCACCCCATGTTATCACCATTGGAGCTGGAGAG GACATTGCAGCAAAATTATTGTTGTTTTCACAACAGAGACCAAGGGCGCTATGCATTTTGTCAGGAAGTGGTACAGCATCTTCAGTAACTCTACGTCAGCCTGCATCTACTGGTGTCAGTGTCACGTTTGAG GGTCGTTTCCAGATATTATGCTTGTCAGGGTCGTACTTGGTTGCTGAGGATGGTGGACCACGCAATCGAACAGGGGGTATAAGTGTTTCCCTTTCTAGTCCTGATGGTCATGTCATTGGTGGTGCTGTGGCAATGCTTATTGCCGCAACTCCAGTGCAG GTTGTGCTGTGTAGTTTTGTCTATGGTGGCTCCAAGACCAAGAACAAGCAAGTGGCTGGTCCCAATAGCGACGAGAATTCTGAGCCTCAGCATAATGAGAAATTGGCTCTACCATCTAACACCCCGCCTACTCAAAATTATAATCCTTCCGGAGCAGGCATTTGGCCAGGTTCGCGGCAAGTTGATTTGAGAAATCCGCACACCGGCATTGACTTGACTCGCGGGTGA
- the LOC18776152 gene encoding uncharacterized protein LOC18776152 isoform X1, with translation MRYVKPLSLFQDLVRGNALERGRLLGLDVGDKYVGVAVSDIHNKIASPLSVLLRKKSTLDMMADDFQSLISELSLEGFIVGYPFDRQRRSPDAVQVKLFIDDLSATRKLEGLKYTYWDEGFTSKNVELLLRPLNLHPVTSKTIIDKFAAVGILQGYLDYVNRKQKSVTAQNFVLQEANSGLN, from the exons ATGAGGTACGTAAAGCCTTTGAGCTTGTTCCAAGACTTGGTTAGGGGCAATGCTCTCGAACGTGGGCGTTTGCTTGGTTTGGACGTCGGCGACAAGTACGTCGGCGTAGCTGTTTCAGACATTCATAACAAGATTGCTTCACCTTTAAG CGTTCTGCTTCGGAAGAAATCAACACTTGATATGATGGCCGATGATTTTCAGAGTTTG ATCTCTGAACTTTCTCTGGAGGGCTTCATTGTTGGATACCCTTTCGACAGACAGAGACGCAGTCCTGAT GCTGTCCAAGTGAAGCTTTTCATTGATGACCTCTCTGCGACAAGAAAACTTGAAGGCTTAAAATATACGTATTGGGATGAGGGCTTTACATCAAAG AATGTGGAATTACTCTTAAGGCCTTTGAATTTGCATCCAGTTACGTCCAAGACAATTATTGACAAGTTTGCTGCTGTTGGTATACTCCAG GGGTACCTGGATTATGTTAATAGGAAGCAGAAGTCTGTAACCGCTCAGAACTTTG TCTTACAGGAAGCAAACTCAGGTCTTAACTGA
- the LOC18776152 gene encoding uncharacterized protein LOC18776152 isoform X2, translated as MRYVKPLSLFQDLVRGNALERGRLLGLDVGDKYVGVAVSDIHNKIASPLSVLLRKKSTLDMMADDFQSLISELSLEGFIVGYPFDRQRRSPDAVQVKLFIDDLSATRKLEGLKYTYWDEGFTSKNVELLLRPLNLHPVTSKTIIDKFAAVGILQGYLDYVNRKQKSVTAQNFGSKLRS; from the exons ATGAGGTACGTAAAGCCTTTGAGCTTGTTCCAAGACTTGGTTAGGGGCAATGCTCTCGAACGTGGGCGTTTGCTTGGTTTGGACGTCGGCGACAAGTACGTCGGCGTAGCTGTTTCAGACATTCATAACAAGATTGCTTCACCTTTAAG CGTTCTGCTTCGGAAGAAATCAACACTTGATATGATGGCCGATGATTTTCAGAGTTTG ATCTCTGAACTTTCTCTGGAGGGCTTCATTGTTGGATACCCTTTCGACAGACAGAGACGCAGTCCTGAT GCTGTCCAAGTGAAGCTTTTCATTGATGACCTCTCTGCGACAAGAAAACTTGAAGGCTTAAAATATACGTATTGGGATGAGGGCTTTACATCAAAG AATGTGGAATTACTCTTAAGGCCTTTGAATTTGCATCCAGTTACGTCCAAGACAATTATTGACAAGTTTGCTGCTGTTGGTATACTCCAG GGGTACCTGGATTATGTTAATAGGAAGCAGAAGTCTGTAACCGCTCAGAACTTTG GAAGCAAACTCAGGTCTTAA